A genomic stretch from Fusarium musae strain F31 chromosome 9, whole genome shotgun sequence includes:
- a CDS encoding hypothetical protein (EggNog:ENOG41), giving the protein MPELSRTIIFTRKGNEAGDQEKVQELANEWKAQGIKVEVNPDEITFTIPPGQPAIKHFRATMEKEGLWDDWKEGRK; this is encoded by the exons ATGCCCGAGCTGTCCAGGACGATCATTTTTACCCGAAAGGGTAATGAAGCCGGGGACCAAGAAAAGGTCCAAGAACTTGCAAACGAGTGGAAAGCACAGGGTATCAAGGTTGAAGTCAATCCCGATGAGATCACTTTCACTATACCACCTGGACAGCCTGCAA TAAAGCACTTTCGAGCTACTATGGAGAAGGAGGGGCTGTGGGATGATTGGAAGGAAGGCCGCAAATAA